In Halobaculum halobium, a genomic segment contains:
- a CDS encoding sugar ABC transporter permease: protein MSLLSRVASKIADDARNVLNTPRELALEARYTVQAYRRGDVSATQLGRTAAVTGFAILVVAVLLFPIYWIAMSAISGSGGTVYAAGGFSFFPDNPSIQPFVWVLGDLIVPALAVTVNVPFTDLALVFNTPEIAFLDASDHGVDNPSNFKQYFVNSVIVSVPTLILAMCVIVPAAYALSRREFIMRRKVLFGYVLFTQVGGGLGIAALIALYAMFVQVGLNNNRLALAAYYAATAVPFNTWLLKTYMDGIPVSYEEAALVDGAPPWRVVVEVILPLSAAGLATVTIFTFLTGWMEFVVAQTMLSADKFTLPVGLFALVDEYSIPWARFSAFALTFASPVMLVYLFAQRYIEGGLSFSGMEG from the coding sequence GTGAGCTTACTCTCGCGTGTCGCCAGTAAGATCGCCGACGACGCCCGGAACGTGCTGAACACTCCCCGAGAGCTCGCGTTGGAGGCGCGGTACACCGTTCAAGCGTACCGACGCGGCGACGTGTCGGCCACGCAGCTCGGTCGGACCGCCGCCGTGACCGGGTTCGCGATCCTGGTCGTCGCGGTGCTCCTGTTCCCGATCTACTGGATCGCGATGTCCGCGATCTCCGGATCGGGCGGCACGGTGTACGCCGCCGGCGGGTTCAGCTTCTTCCCGGACAACCCCTCGATTCAGCCGTTCGTGTGGGTGCTCGGGGACCTGATCGTCCCGGCGCTCGCGGTTACGGTGAACGTTCCGTTCACCGACCTCGCGCTGGTGTTCAATACGCCCGAGATCGCGTTCCTCGACGCCAGCGACCACGGGGTCGACAACCCTTCGAACTTCAAGCAGTACTTCGTCAACAGCGTCATCGTGTCGGTGCCGACGCTCATCCTCGCGATGTGCGTCATCGTCCCGGCTGCGTACGCGCTCTCGCGCCGAGAGTTCATCATGCGCCGGAAGGTGCTGTTCGGCTACGTGCTGTTCACGCAGGTCGGTGGCGGCCTCGGGATCGCCGCGCTCATCGCGCTGTACGCCATGTTCGTGCAGGTCGGACTCAACAACAACCGACTGGCACTGGCGGCGTACTACGCGGCGACCGCGGTGCCGTTCAACACGTGGCTGTTGAAGACGTACATGGACGGAATTCCCGTCAGCTACGAGGAGGCGGCCCTCGTCGATGGCGCACCGCCGTGGCGCGTCGTGGTCGAAGTCATCCTCCCGCTGTCGGCGGCGGGCCTGGCGACGGTCACCATCTTCACGTTCCTTACAGGGTGGATGGAGTTCGTCGTCGCCCAGACGATGCTGTCGGCCGACAAGTTCACGCTCCCTGTCGGGCTCTTCGCACTGGTCGACGAGTACTCGATCCCGTGGGCGCGCTTCTCTGCGTTCGCGCTCACGTTCGCTTCGCCCGTCATGCTCGTGTACCTATTCGCACAGCGGTATATCGAGGGCGGGCTCTCTTTCTCCGGAATGGAGGGGTGA
- a CDS encoding carbohydrate ABC transporter permease, with protein sequence MSATSRIADRVAEVPAIEREDVSLLLVLPGLFLFAAFMFFPMLYLLGISFTNARPSNLFAGGGFLTFGEATFVGLENYVAVLTDGTFWNSLGTTWLFVATSLVLKIGLGLGVALVVTNERVRGARFMRSLLIVPMGLPAIFTITIWRGIFTSAQFGLANQLLSWLGAGTVAWLNERWPAFIAYNITEMWLAYPFMVIITVSALQDVPKELHEAAMVDGAGYFSRFFHVTLPSVKRPVLFASILTAAASFQQFLIPYAFNRGGPARLNELVIVYGYREAFQFSEYGQGAAIMLVAVVFIGAFMWLNVKKGRLADGVDEA encoded by the coding sequence ATGAGCGCCACCAGCAGAATCGCCGACCGGGTCGCCGAGGTCCCGGCCATCGAACGGGAGGACGTCTCCCTGCTGCTCGTCCTTCCGGGGCTGTTCCTGTTCGCCGCGTTCATGTTTTTCCCGATGCTGTACCTGCTCGGGATCTCGTTCACGAACGCCCGGCCGTCGAACCTCTTCGCCGGCGGCGGTTTTCTCACCTTCGGCGAGGCGACGTTCGTCGGTCTGGAGAACTACGTTGCCGTCCTCACCGACGGGACGTTCTGGAACTCCCTGGGAACGACGTGGCTGTTCGTCGCCACGAGTCTCGTGTTGAAGATCGGGCTCGGTCTCGGCGTCGCACTCGTCGTGACGAACGAGCGTGTGCGGGGCGCGCGATTCATGCGCTCGTTGCTCATCGTCCCGATGGGGCTGCCCGCCATCTTCACGATCACCATCTGGCGGGGGATCTTCACGTCCGCCCAGTTCGGTCTGGCGAACCAACTCCTCTCGTGGCTCGGCGCCGGCACCGTCGCCTGGCTCAACGAGCGCTGGCCCGCGTTCATCGCGTACAACATCACCGAGATGTGGCTGGCGTATCCGTTTATGGTGATCATCACCGTGAGCGCGCTTCAGGACGTGCCGAAGGAACTTCACGAGGCGGCGATGGTCGACGGCGCGGGCTACTTTTCGCGCTTCTTCCACGTGACGTTGCCGAGCGTCAAGCGCCCAGTGCTGTTCGCGTCTATCCTGACGGCGGCCGCTTCGTTCCAGCAGTTCCTCATCCCGTACGCGTTCAACAGGGGCGGTCCCGCACGCCTCAACGAGCTCGTGATCGTCTACGGCTACCGTGAGGCGTTCCAGTTCTCCGAGTACGGGCAGGGCGCCGCCATCATGCTCGTCGCGGTCGTGTTCATCGGGGCGTTCATGTGGTTGAACGTGAAGAAAGGCCGTCTCGCAGACGGGGTGGACGAAGCGTGA
- a CDS encoding extracellular solute-binding protein: MATDRRKLLKMGGMAAAAALAGCVGVEEQGTPTSGGSGGSDSENSGGGSTATQTTEPAVDPGTATTWYARSSAEGETLKTVIEQFNNQSRHTVDGSDLSDLEKKTQSAIPANQGPQIFEWAHDWVGDYYQRDFLSDQSGQLSVSMDTFTDAAAEAAQFDGAVVGLPFAAETVSLLYNKELVDTPPESVSEMVDVMEEHHDPSNGMYGLGYPLNAYFMSGFAQAYGGYYFDPDADEMLGLSNDETIDGFEFILDTLVPYMPNDTQYGPQAAAFSEGNAPFAINGPWFLGTAREKGVDVGVTKLPSLEGSSPSPYTGIQLWYFAKGMEESESDAAAAREFVEWYVTNEEQLMANAESHGFIPVLDSLAGDDNLPSAVQGFSQAVQQGVPMPTHPKMGSVWGPLETGFGKALDGNMSVNDAMVEAEETIRSNWD; encoded by the coding sequence ATGGCAACTGATCGCAGGAAGCTGCTGAAGATGGGCGGCATGGCGGCCGCGGCAGCGCTGGCGGGCTGCGTCGGCGTCGAAGAGCAAGGAACTCCGACGTCGGGCGGGTCAGGCGGGTCCGACAGTGAAAACAGCGGTGGCGGATCGACGGCGACACAGACCACCGAGCCCGCGGTCGATCCCGGCACCGCGACGACGTGGTATGCGCGCTCGTCCGCCGAGGGCGAGACCCTGAAGACCGTGATCGAGCAGTTCAACAACCAGTCTCGACACACCGTCGACGGGTCGGACCTCTCGGACCTCGAGAAGAAGACGCAGTCGGCGATCCCCGCGAACCAGGGGCCACAGATCTTCGAGTGGGCCCACGACTGGGTCGGCGATTACTACCAACGCGACTTCCTTTCGGACCAGAGCGGTCAGCTCTCGGTGAGCATGGACACGTTCACCGACGCGGCCGCGGAGGCGGCCCAGTTCGACGGCGCTGTCGTCGGCCTCCCGTTCGCCGCTGAGACGGTGAGCCTCCTGTACAACAAGGAGCTGGTCGACACGCCGCCGGAGTCGGTGAGCGAGATGGTCGACGTGATGGAGGAGCACCACGACCCGTCGAACGGTATGTACGGGCTTGGCTACCCGCTTAACGCCTACTTCATGAGCGGCTTCGCGCAGGCGTACGGCGGGTATTATTTCGATCCCGACGCCGACGAGATGCTCGGCCTCTCGAACGACGAAACGATCGACGGCTTCGAGTTCATTCTCGACACGCTCGTCCCGTACATGCCGAACGACACGCAGTACGGCCCGCAGGCGGCTGCCTTCTCCGAGGGGAACGCACCGTTTGCGATCAACGGCCCGTGGTTCCTCGGCACCGCCCGAGAGAAGGGAGTCGACGTTGGCGTCACGAAGCTTCCGTCGCTCGAAGGGAGCTCCCCGAGCCCGTACACCGGCATCCAGCTGTGGTACTTCGCAAAGGGGATGGAGGAGTCCGAATCCGACGCCGCCGCCGCGCGCGAATTCGTGGAGTGGTACGTCACCAACGAGGAGCAGTTGATGGCCAACGCCGAGAGCCACGGATTCATCCCGGTGTTGGACAGCCTGGCCGGGGACGACAACCTCCCGTCCGCCGTCCAGGGGTTCTCGCAGGCGGTCCAGCAGGGTGTCCCGATGCCGACGCACCCGAAGATGGGAAGCGTGTGGGGCCCGCTCGAGACCGGGTTCGGCAAAGCGCTCGACGGCAACATGTCCGTGAACGACGCGATGGTCGAGGCCGAGGAGACGATCCGGAGCAACTGGGACTAG
- a CDS encoding glycoside hydrolase family 15 protein has product MPTRDTGDDRSGTDEREHRSTGGSTRRRVLTGAAAGGLAAVAGCGGSGGDSAPDGEATESTTGATDTEPAATPRADPEPVELAPFWTTGEKVGVGTAVGDGTGSGRAGEARDGRVWYTLTRGALTGVRFPRADLLNARRMDFLIADGQGYAVRTAELDRRAEDDVERTTVPSADDALCYRHEFASTSRDWTLSVEYVADPDRDAVVADLTFDDGGEGLSLYAVCRPAVTTGTAGDRHARPTADGDAVLSAIDTSDGGVVRDADGDDYDVSMALASTPGFEWATASPVGEPATARLLRRGIEGERSRTATGNAALIGRVGTGSTDATIALGFAEGADPTAAVTVARESADAPFDEVRETYRAGWRSWLDGVDVPETVAGDGTLEPLYVTSAMTLRAAEDATFPGAGVASPCVPWGEVIPASEPSDVGYQYVWARDLYQSFTALEAMGKSEAAVAAVEYLFGVQQRDGGFLPQNTYLDGRTRWGGEQLDEIAFPLVLARRVTGELDRALDDLGFAYSDIAASADYVLRNGPGTGQERWEEEGGLSPSTIAAEIAGLVSAADIAAETGSAADALVWLATADRFREGVQKWCVTQDGTDRHEPPYYFRVNGNRNPDDGTERSLANGGRTFDERNVIDAGFLELVRLGVLPADDAIVEHSVAVVDDAIRIETPHGPGFYRYTGDGYGEGDNGAPFPVGTDTTGRLWPLLTGERAEYELAAGTDSGPDRPATLLSTLAGFANEGRMLPEQVWDRNEPTDYGWSFGAGTGSATPLSWSHAAFVRVANGIDAGEPIGTPSVVRDRYGGGLPPRPTLDVSLPDDTVDSGDVTIAGETDAQAVAVAVDGDARLVSVDDGRFTADVSLSSGRNTLVVAAGDPDRSADRAGVAGARVDVSVVE; this is encoded by the coding sequence ATGCCGACACGTGACACGGGAGACGACCGGTCAGGAACCGACGAGCGCGAGCACAGATCTACCGGCGGATCGACGAGAAGGCGCGTTCTCACGGGGGCTGCCGCCGGTGGCCTGGCGGCGGTAGCGGGCTGCGGTGGGTCCGGAGGCGACAGCGCTCCCGACGGGGAAGCCACGGAGTCCACGACGGGCGCGACCGACACGGAGCCGGCCGCGACCCCGCGAGCCGATCCGGAGCCCGTCGAGCTCGCGCCGTTCTGGACGACCGGGGAGAAGGTCGGCGTCGGAACGGCAGTCGGCGACGGGACCGGGAGCGGGCGCGCGGGCGAGGCGAGAGACGGCCGAGTGTGGTACACGCTGACTCGCGGCGCACTCACCGGGGTCCGCTTTCCGCGCGCCGACCTATTGAACGCGCGACGAATGGATTTCCTCATCGCCGACGGCCAAGGGTACGCTGTCCGGACGGCCGAGCTTGATCGACGGGCCGAGGACGACGTGGAGCGGACAACCGTTCCCAGTGCCGACGACGCGCTCTGCTACCGCCACGAATTCGCGTCCACCTCACGGGACTGGACGTTGAGCGTGGAGTACGTCGCAGATCCCGACCGCGACGCCGTCGTGGCCGACCTGACGTTCGACGACGGTGGGGAAGGCCTCTCGCTGTACGCCGTCTGCCGACCGGCCGTGACCACCGGGACGGCGGGAGACCGTCACGCCCGACCGACCGCCGACGGCGACGCCGTCCTTTCTGCGATTGACACGAGTGACGGCGGGGTTGTTCGCGACGCCGATGGCGACGACTACGACGTGTCGATGGCACTCGCGTCGACCCCCGGGTTCGAGTGGGCGACCGCGTCGCCGGTCGGTGAGCCGGCGACCGCGAGACTGTTGCGCCGGGGTATCGAAGGGGAACGCTCCCGAACGGCGACGGGGAACGCCGCGCTGATCGGTCGAGTCGGGACCGGGTCGACCGACGCGACGATCGCGCTCGGGTTCGCTGAGGGAGCCGATCCAACCGCTGCCGTGACTGTCGCGCGCGAGAGTGCCGATGCGCCGTTCGACGAGGTCCGGGAGACGTACCGCGCCGGATGGCGATCGTGGCTCGACGGCGTCGACGTACCCGAGACCGTCGCCGGCGACGGGACGCTCGAACCGTTGTACGTGACGAGCGCGATGACGCTTCGTGCAGCTGAGGACGCGACGTTTCCCGGCGCCGGCGTCGCGAGTCCGTGTGTCCCGTGGGGCGAGGTTATTCCCGCGAGCGAGCCCTCCGACGTGGGCTATCAGTACGTGTGGGCGCGCGATCTCTACCAGTCGTTCACCGCGTTGGAAGCGATGGGAAAATCGGAGGCCGCAGTCGCGGCCGTCGAGTACCTGTTCGGCGTCCAACAGCGCGACGGCGGTTTCTTGCCGCAGAATACCTATCTCGATGGTCGAACGCGATGGGGCGGCGAACAGCTGGACGAGATCGCGTTCCCACTCGTGCTGGCGCGTCGAGTCACCGGCGAACTGGATCGCGCGCTCGACGATCTCGGGTTCGCGTACTCGGACATCGCGGCCTCCGCGGACTACGTGCTCAGAAACGGCCCGGGAACTGGGCAGGAACGGTGGGAAGAGGAAGGAGGCCTTTCGCCGTCAACGATCGCCGCGGAGATCGCCGGGCTCGTTTCCGCAGCGGATATTGCGGCGGAAACGGGGAGCGCAGCCGACGCACTGGTCTGGCTCGCGACTGCGGACCGCTTCCGGGAGGGAGTCCAGAAGTGGTGTGTGACGCAGGACGGGACTGACCGCCACGAACCGCCGTACTACTTCAGGGTCAACGGCAACCGGAATCCGGATGATGGCACCGAGCGATCGCTGGCGAACGGCGGCCGGACGTTCGACGAGCGGAACGTGATCGACGCCGGCTTCCTGGAACTCGTCAGACTGGGCGTACTACCCGCCGACGATGCGATCGTCGAGCACTCGGTTGCCGTCGTCGACGACGCTATCCGCATCGAGACGCCGCACGGTCCCGGATTCTATCGATACACTGGCGACGGCTACGGCGAAGGGGACAACGGCGCGCCGTTCCCCGTGGGGACGGACACCACCGGTCGGTTGTGGCCCCTGCTCACCGGGGAACGCGCCGAGTACGAACTCGCAGCCGGTACCGACTCCGGACCGGACCGGCCCGCGACCCTCCTCTCGACGCTCGCCGGGTTCGCCAACGAGGGGCGCATGCTTCCCGAACAGGTGTGGGACCGAAACGAACCGACCGACTACGGGTGGTCGTTCGGCGCCGGAACCGGGAGTGCGACGCCCCTGTCGTGGAGTCACGCCGCCTTCGTCCGGGTCGCGAACGGTATCGACGCCGGTGAACCGATCGGAACGCCGTCAGTGGTGCGCGATCGCTACGGCGGCGGGTTGCCGCCCCGGCCGACGCTCGACGTGTCCTTGCCCGATGACACCGTCGACTCCGGCGACGTGACTATTGCTGGCGAGACCGACGCGCAGGCCGTCGCGGTCGCCGTGGACGGCGACGCGAGACTTGTTTCCGTCGACGACGGTCGGTTCACGGCGGATGTTTCGCTTTCTTCGGGACGAAACACGCTTGTCGTCGCAGCCGGCGATCCCGACCGATCCGCAGATCGCGCCGGTGTCGCCGGTGCTCGCGTCGACGTTTCTGTCGTCGAGTGA
- a CDS encoding ABC transporter ATP-binding protein, whose translation MATVRMENLRKTFDSGRLVAVDDLTLSVDDGEFLTVVGPSGCGKSTTLRMIAGLERPTSGSVIIGDKDVTDQHARKRDVAMVFQNYALYPHKTVMGNMEFGLRMSTDLSKEERRERVRETAEMMDIEGLLEDKPSELSGGQKQRVALGRAIVREPDVFLFDEPLSNLDAKLRTTMRTEIQRLQDELDITAIYVTHDQEEAMTMGDKIAILDDGELQQTGRPTEVYNDPANEFVGGFVGSPSMNVLDAVVDTTETGAVLRGTNADFTYDLGTRASDALEGVEEVRMGVRPEDIRVADDGRGITTTVDVMEPIGSDNYLYLDIGPEFIARVDSGITPSVGGTIDITFDESDVHVFDTRTGESLTHGSAVSGPDVRETPEPTAD comes from the coding sequence ATGGCTACCGTCCGAATGGAGAACCTGCGGAAGACGTTCGACAGCGGTCGGCTCGTCGCGGTCGACGATCTCACGCTGTCGGTCGACGACGGCGAGTTCCTCACCGTCGTCGGACCGTCAGGCTGCGGGAAGTCGACCACGCTGCGGATGATCGCGGGACTGGAGCGCCCGACGAGTGGGAGCGTCATCATCGGGGACAAAGACGTAACCGACCAGCACGCTCGCAAGCGCGACGTCGCGATGGTGTTCCAGAATTACGCGCTCTACCCGCACAAAACCGTCATGGGGAACATGGAATTCGGCCTTCGGATGAGCACCGACCTCTCGAAAGAAGAGCGTCGCGAGCGCGTGCGAGAGACGGCCGAGATGATGGACATCGAGGGGCTACTCGAAGACAAGCCGAGCGAACTCTCCGGCGGACAGAAACAGCGCGTCGCGCTCGGGCGCGCGATCGTCCGTGAGCCGGACGTCTTCCTGTTCGACGAACCGCTGTCGAACCTCGACGCGAAGCTGCGCACCACCATGCGTACCGAGATCCAGCGCCTCCAAGACGAACTGGACATCACTGCGATCTACGTCACTCACGACCAGGAGGAGGCGATGACGATGGGTGACAAGATCGCGATCCTCGACGACGGCGAACTCCAGCAGACCGGCCGGCCGACCGAGGTATACAACGACCCGGCCAACGAGTTCGTCGGCGGGTTCGTCGGCTCGCCGTCGATGAACGTGCTCGACGCCGTCGTCGACACCACCGAGACGGGTGCGGTCCTCCGTGGGACGAACGCCGACTTCACGTACGACCTCGGGACGCGGGCGTCCGACGCGCTCGAAGGCGTCGAGGAGGTTCGAATGGGCGTCCGCCCCGAAGACATTCGGGTCGCCGACGACGGCCGGGGGATCACCACGACCGTCGACGTGATGGAACCGATCGGATCGGACAACTACCTGTATCTCGACATCGGACCCGAGTTCATCGCTCGAGTCGACAGCGGGATTACGCCGAGCGTGGGCGGGACCATCGATATCACCTTCGACGAATCTGACGTGCACGTCTTCGATACGCGAACGGGCGAATCGCTCACCCACGGTTCGGCCGTTTCAGGACCGGACGTGCGAGAGACGCCTGAGCCGACAGCAGACTGA
- a CDS encoding lactate utilization protein, whose protein sequence is MSQQKSDYESDADIDTTLDDLPDEETVQATAERLRDNGFNVIVVDTGDQAVDAIQSQIPAGASVMNGHSTTLEEIGFTEYLSDGDHEWESLPDEIWGIDDDAKRQAARRESQTAEYFLGGINAIAESGALVAADRSGSRIGAYPFAAGNVIIVSGTNKIVPSLDDALDRLESVAYPLENERAKEAYGVESAIAKQLIFRQELEEDRTTVVLVREALGY, encoded by the coding sequence ATGTCTCAACAGAAATCCGACTACGAATCTGACGCCGATATCGACACGACACTCGATGACCTGCCCGACGAGGAGACAGTCCAGGCGACCGCCGAGCGACTCCGAGATAACGGCTTCAACGTGATCGTCGTCGACACCGGCGACCAGGCCGTGGACGCCATTCAGTCGCAGATTCCCGCCGGTGCCTCGGTGATGAACGGCCACTCGACGACGCTGGAGGAGATCGGGTTCACCGAGTACCTCTCGGACGGGGACCACGAGTGGGAGAGCCTCCCGGACGAGATCTGGGGCATCGACGACGACGCGAAGCGGCAGGCGGCCCGCCGCGAGTCGCAGACGGCTGAGTACTTCCTCGGTGGGATCAACGCGATCGCAGAAAGCGGCGCGCTCGTTGCCGCCGACCGGTCTGGCAGCCGGATCGGCGCGTACCCGTTCGCCGCGGGGAACGTCATCATCGTCAGCGGCACCAACAAGATCGTACCGAGCCTCGACGACGCACTCGACCGGCTCGAGTCCGTGGCGTATCCGCTGGAGAACGAACGCGCCAAGGAGGCGTACGGCGTCGAATCCGCGATCGCCAAGCAACTCATCTTCCGACAGGAACTCGAGGAGGACCGCACGACGGTGGTCCTCGTCCGTGAGGCGCTGGGGTACTGA